The following coding sequences lie in one Acropora palmata chromosome 3, jaAcrPala1.3, whole genome shotgun sequence genomic window:
- the LOC141877742 gene encoding aquaporin-7-like, whose amino-acid sequence MVIRFRLSTLQKEALAEFCSTFILVIFGVGSIAQMVLSEWKFGNFFSVNFSWGIGVTLGCYWAGGISGAHMNPAVTLAFAVTRRLAWKKVPVYWAAQMVGSFVASACVYGVYYDALSAFDDGRRQVLGPKGTAGIWATYPKPFLSIASGIADQVLGTSLLVSCIFAITDKNNNSPDQGVAPVVIGLVVFVIGATFGFNCGYAINPARDLGPRCFTAIAGWGVEVFTAANNWWWVPVVGGFLGGVIGGLIYVCFIGMHLSSDSGGETGYQLENIITTKAEFTTNDSEIGKGNVAFSDVVVANVK is encoded by the exons ATGGTCATTCGTTTTCGATTGTCTACTCTACAAAAAGAAGCACTCGCTGAGTTCTGCTCTACATTTATCTTGGTG ATATTTGGGGTAGGCTCAATTGCGCAGATGGTGCTAAGTGAGTGGAAGTTTGGGAACTTTTTTTCCGTCaattttagctggggaattgGTGTGACATTAGGCTGTTACTGGGCCGGTGGAATCTCAG GCGCCCACATGAACCCTGCGGTGACTCTTGCCTTTGCTGTGACGAGAAGACTCGCTTGGAAGAAAGTTCCCGTTTATTGGGCGGCGCAAATGGTTGGCTCTTTTGTGGCCTCAGCTTGTGTCTACGGAGTATACTACG ATGCCCTGAGTGCATTTGATGATGGCCGTCGTCAAGTCTTGGGTCCAAAAGGCACCGCTGGAATATGGGCGACGTATCCTAAACCGTTTTTGTCGATAGCGAGTGGCATCGCCGACCAG GTTCTCGGAACTTCTTTGCTTGTGAGCTGTATCTTCGCGATCAccgataaaaataataattcccCCGACCAGGGCGTGGCGCCCGTTGTGATAGGGTTGGTGGTGTTTGTTATTGGTGCAACGTTTGGATTTAACTGCGGCTACGCCATCAATCCCGCAAGGGATCTGGGACCAAGATGTTTCACTGCCATTGCAGGGTGGGGCGTTGAAGTGTTTAC aGCTGCCAATAACTGGTGGTGGGTTCCTGTGGTTGGCGGTTTCCTGGGCGGCGTTATTGGAGGACTAATTTATGTATGTTTTATTGGAATGCACCTCAGTTCTGATAGCGGAGGAGAGACAGGGTATCAACTTGAAAATATCATCACGACCAAGGCTGAGTTTACGACCAACGATTCTGAAATAGGCAAGGGAAACGTGGCTTTTAGCGATGTAGTCGTAGCTAATGTAAAATAA